AAATGTCGGCGTTGAATGCCCGTTTCGAGATCGGACGCGCAAAATTACACTTTGTGGGTCCGCATGTCAAGGTCAACTTTTCTTCTTAGCGGCTTCGAAGGCCTTCCGTGCTTTTTCGATGGCGCGTTTGGCAGCGGTGGCTCCGCTCCAGCCGAAGCTCATCACGTGTTTGCCCTCGAGTTCCTTGTAGCTGGTGAAGAAGTGTTCCACCTCTACGAGCAGATGCCGCGGAAGTTGCCGCAGGTCGCGGATCGGCGAATACGTCGGATCGTTGATGGCGACGGAGATGATCTTGTCGTCCTCGCCCTTGTCGTCGCTCATGCGCAGGATGCCCACCGGCCGCACTTCCACCAGCACCCCCACATGGAGCGGCTGATCGATGAAGATCAGCACGTCCACCGGATCGCCGTCGTCGTACAGTGTGCTCGGGATAAAGCCGTAGGCCTCCGGATAATGCATCGACGAGTAGAGGACGCGGTCCAGTTGAAACAAGCC
This portion of the Ignavibacteriota bacterium genome encodes:
- a CDS encoding inorganic diphosphatase; protein product: MNLKNIPAGAKSPEIVNAIVEIPKGSRNKYEYNLELGLFQLDRVLYSSMHYPEAYGFIPSTLYDDGDPVDVLIFIDQPLHVGVLVEVRPVGILRMSDDKGEDDKIISVAINDPTYSPIRDLRQLPRHLLVEVEHFFTSYKELEGKHVMSFGWSGATAAKRAIEKARKAFEAAKKKS